Proteins encoded by one window of Actinomycetes bacterium:
- a CDS encoding acyl-CoA dehydrogenase family protein, whose translation MADSPVAPLDLIAADSLLSEEEREIRGTVRRYLDSEVRPHIAEWFESGELPARELAHGFGQLGLLGMHLEGYGCPGTSAIAYGLAALELEAVDSGVRSLVSVQGSLAMFAIHHYGSEEQKLEWLPRMAAGEAVGCFGLTEPDFGSNPAGMRTTAKRDGADWVLNGTKMWITNGSISDVAVVWARTDEGIRGFVVPTGTPGFAANTVKHKLSLRASVTSELVLNGVRLPESAMLPGARGLAGPLGCLSEARFGIVFGVMGAARDSLQAAIDYALAREQFDRPIAGFQLTQQKLADMALELQKGYLLALHLGRLKDAGQITPQMVSVGKLNNVREALRIAREARTILGGSGITTEYSPLRHANNLESVLTYEGTSEIHTLVVGQALTGLPAYR comes from the coding sequence ATGGCCGACAGCCCGGTTGCCCCCCTCGACCTGATCGCCGCCGACTCGCTGCTGTCGGAGGAGGAGCGCGAGATCCGCGGCACGGTCCGCCGCTACCTCGACTCCGAGGTGCGTCCGCACATCGCGGAGTGGTTCGAGTCCGGCGAGCTGCCGGCCCGCGAGCTGGCCCATGGCTTCGGTCAGCTGGGCCTGCTCGGCATGCACCTGGAGGGCTACGGCTGCCCGGGGACCAGTGCGATCGCCTACGGGCTGGCCGCCCTGGAGCTGGAGGCGGTGGACTCCGGCGTCCGGTCACTGGTGTCGGTGCAGGGATCGCTGGCCATGTTCGCGATCCACCACTACGGCAGCGAGGAGCAGAAGCTGGAGTGGCTGCCGCGGATGGCGGCCGGCGAGGCGGTCGGCTGCTTTGGGCTGACCGAGCCGGACTTCGGCTCCAACCCCGCGGGGATGCGCACCACCGCCAAGCGGGACGGCGCGGACTGGGTGCTCAACGGGACCAAGATGTGGATCACCAACGGCTCGATCTCGGACGTCGCCGTCGTGTGGGCACGCACCGACGAGGGAATCCGCGGCTTCGTCGTCCCGACCGGCACCCCCGGGTTCGCCGCGAACACGGTCAAGCACAAGCTCTCGCTGCGGGCGTCGGTGACCAGCGAGCTGGTGCTCAACGGCGTGCGGCTGCCGGAGTCGGCGATGCTGCCCGGGGCACGGGGCCTGGCCGGGCCGCTCGGGTGCCTCAGCGAGGCACGGTTCGGCATCGTGTTCGGCGTCATGGGGGCGGCGCGGGACAGCCTGCAGGCGGCCATCGACTACGCCTTGGCCCGCGAGCAGTTCGACCGGCCGATCGCCGGCTTCCAGCTGACCCAGCAGAAGCTGGCCGACATGGCGCTGGAGCTGCAGAAGGGCTACCTGCTGGCGCTGCACCTGGGCCGGCTCAAGGACGCCGGGCAGATCACCCCGCAGATGGTGAGCGTCGGCAAGCTGAACAACGTGCGGGAGGCGCTGCGCATCGCCAGGGAGGCGCGCACGATCTTGGGTGGCAGCGGGATCACCACCGAGTACTCGCCGCTGCGGCACGCCAACAACCTCGAGTCGGTGCTGACCTACGAGGGCACCAGCGAGATCCACACCCTGGTGGTGGGCCAGGCACTCACCGGCCTGCCCGCCTACCGCTGA